GAGGCTCGCCATGCCCATGAGCGCCACGATCAGCCGCTCCTGGGGCAGCTGCTGCATCATCTGGACGAAACCATGGCCCTCCTCGCCGCCGAGCAGATTGACGGCGGGGACCTTCAGGTCATCGAAGAAGAGCTCGGTCGTGTCCTGGCCCTTGCCGCCAAGCTTGTCGAGGATGCGGCCCCGCGTGAAGCCGGGCGTCGTGTCGGAGACCTCGGCGCACAACAGCGAGATGCCGGCGTGCCCCTTCGCATCCCCCGTCCGCACGGCGATGATGATGAAGTCACAGACGTGGCCGTTGGAGATGAAGGTCTTCGCGCCGCTCACCCGGTAGAAATCACCGTCCCGCACCGCGCGGGTGGAGATGGCCTGGAGGTCCGAACCCGTCCCCGGCTCGGTCATGGCGATGGCCCCCACCCACTCGCCGCTCGCGAGCCTGGGCAGCCACTTCTGCTTCTGGGCCTCGGACGCATAGGCGAGGAGGTAATGCGCGACGATGGCGCAATGCACGCCGAAGCCCATCGAGGGGTCCCCGGCGCGGATCTGCTCCTCGATGAGGACCGCCTCGTGCGCGAACGTGCCACCGCCTCCGCCGTAGGCCTCCGGAATGGACATGCACAGGAGCCCAAGCTCGCCTGCTCGCCGATAGAGCGCCTTGTCCGGATAACCCTGGGCCACGTGCTTGGGCACGTTGGGAAGGACCTCTTTCGTGAAGTAGGCGGCCGCGAGCCCGCGCACCTGCTCGAGCTCGTCCGAGCTCCATGGGGAACGTCTCGTCATGTCTGCCTCTCTCTTCTCAGGTTCCGCTCTAGAGTCCGAACGTCTTGCCGATGATGTCGCGCTGGATTTCGTTCGTGCCGCCATAGACGGTGGAGATCACCGTGGCGCGCAGATGCGACTCCATGTCGTACTCGAGGGCGTAGCCGTAGCCCCCCATCATCTGCATGCCTTCGAGCGCCACGCGCTTGGCCGTCTCGGTCGCCTTCAGCTTCGCCATCGACGCCTCGCGGGGGAGCCTCCGTTCGGGTGCCTCGTCCGCCATCGCGGCCACGCGGTAGATGAGCAGCTCACAGCAATCGAGCTCGGTGGCGAGGTCCGCGATCCGGTGCTTGAGCGCCTGGAAGGAACCAACCGGCTTGCCGAACTGCTTGCGCTCCTTCACGTATGCGACGGCGTCATCGAAGGCGCGCCGGCCGCGGCCGAGCATGGACGCGGCGAGGAGGAGCCGCTCGCTGTTGAGCCCCGCCATCAGCTGGGGCCAGGCCTGGTCCACGGTTCCGACCACGGCGCTCTCGGGCAGGAAGCAGTCGGTGAAGTAGACGTCATTCACCTCCTTGCCGCCCATCGTGGGGATGCCACGAATCTCCATCCCGGGCGTGCCCGCGGGGACGCAGAACATGGTGAGGCCCTCGTGCCGCGAGCTCGAGGCGTGGGTGCGAGCCACGAGCAGGATGTGGTCCGCGAAGTGTGCGTTCGAGCACCAGGTCTTCTGCCCGTTGATGATGAATCCTCCCGGGGTCCGGGTCGCGCGGCAGGTGATCGCGGCGACGTCCGAGCCGGCCCCGGGTTCTGAAATGGAGACCGCCTCCACGCGGCCGCGGGTGATTCCGCCGAGAATCGTCTCGCGCTGGGCCTCGGTCCCGAACTTCGCGTACGGACCGGCGGCGACCGCCGTGGTGATATAGCCACCCACCGGGGCGAGCCCGTACGCGGTCCGCTCGGCGAAGAGACAGATGTCGGACATGCCGCCGTCCGAGCCGCCATACTTCGACGGGATGCCCACCCCGAGCCAACCGAGCTCGGCCATCTGAGCGTAGAGGGCGGGGTTGTGGGCCTCGGTACCGTTCCCGGTCAAGGCGTCGCGTTGCGCGCGCGTCCCCGTCTTGGCGCGGCAGAACGCGTCGATGGCGGCGGCGAACGAAGCTTGCTCCGGTGTTCTCGCATGCATGGGAGTCCCTTGGGTGGTGGTTCGGGAGGTGGGGGGTCAGGCGTTCGCGTAGAGCGTGGCGATGCGCTCGGCGTACTGCTCGAGGATCACGCGGCGCTTGAGCTTGAGGGTGGGCGTGAGCTGGCCCGTCGCGGGAGACCACGCCTCGGGGACCACCTCGAAGCGCTTGATCTGCTCCGCTCGGGAAAGCCGGGCGTTGGTCGAGGCAACGAGCGACTCGAGCTCGGCGCGAATCGCCGGATCGCGCGCGAGGTCGGCGAGCGACCGCGGCGCGAGGCCATGAGCCTTGGCCCAGAGCGGCGCGGCGTCCGGGTCGAGCGAGACGAGTGCCGTCACGTAGGGCCGGCCATCGCCAATCGTGATCGCCTGACCGACGAGCGGATGCGCGCGCAGCATGCCCTCGAGCCGGGATGGCGCGATGTTCTTCCCGCTCGAGGTGATGAGGAGCTCCTTCTTGCGGTCGGTGATGGTGAGGAAGCCGTCGGGGTCGAGCGTGCCGATGTCGCCGGTGGCGAGCCAGCCGTCCGCGTCGACCGCGCTGACGATCTGACCGTCCGCGGCGAGATAGCCGAGGAACACCACGGGGCCGCGAACGAGGATTTCACCGTCCTCTGCCAGCCGGAGCTGCATTCCGGGAATGGGTCGGCCCACGGCACCCACGCGGAAGTCCGCGGGCGTGCTGACGGTGGCGCAGCCGGTGGTTTCGCTCATGCCCCAGACCTCGAGCACCTTGAGCCCGAAGCCTCCGAGGTACTCGAGAATCTCGACGGGGATGGGCGCCGAGCCGCTGCTCGCCCACTCGATCGTGTCCAGTCCGAGCGTCCTGCGCAGGGGCTTGAGAACCCTGGCCTCCACCTCCGCGACCTTCCGCAGGAGCTCCGGGGGCACGGCTTTTCCGGCGCCTTCGAGCCGGAAGGCCTCCAGGGCCACCGCATGAGCGGAGAGGATGGCCTCGCGCTGAGCAGGCTCGAGCGTGCCCAGCTTCGCCCGCAGGCCCCCGGCGAGCTTCTCCCAGACGCGCGGCACCCCGAAGAACGAAGGGGGAGACACCTTGGCCATCAGCGGCACCACGCCCGCCGGATCCGCGCAGATGTGCACGTGCAGCGCCTTGTAGAGTGCGCGGTAGAAGCCGAGCTCGCGCTCCGCGATATGCGCCAGCGGGAGATAGGCGATCGACGGGGACTGCATGGGAATGGGGATGGCGAGGTCCACCGAGATCGCCTCATAGAAGGCGTTCCGGTGGCTCAGCACCACGCCTTTGGGGTCGCCAGTGGTGCCCGAGGTGTACATCATCGCGATCGGGTCCTCGGGCCGGATGGTTCTCCAGCCGTCCTCGAAGACCGTGGGATCCGCCTGGTGCAACCTGCGTCCCTCGGTCTCGACCTCCGCGAAGGAGATGAAGCGCGCATCCCCGGCCGGGATGGCCGATGAATCCAGGACGATGATCCGTTTGAGCGCCGGGAGCGTTTCGAGCACCGGCTGCCACCGTGCGACCTCCTCCGCGCCCTCCAGCACCACCACCGTGGCCCGGCTGTGCCGCGCGACGTAGCCCACCTGCTCTGTGCTCAGGGTCTGGTACGCGGTACAGGGAATGGCGGCGAGGTGGACCGCGGCGAAGTCGATGCTCCAGTGCTCTGGCCGGCTGGACATCATGAGCATCATCCGCTCGCCTCGCGACAGCCCGAGCGCGCCGAGCCCGCGGGCGAGCGCGGCGGTCTGTTCGCGTAGCTGTGCCCAGGTGAGCGTCTTGTCTCCGGCGCTGATTGCGGGAGCGCCCGCATATTCTTCGGCATTGCGTTTGAGGAGCAGCGGCAGCGTGAGCTTGTTTGCCTGTGATTGGCACTGCGCTTCCAATGCTGCGAGCGACGAACCCATGGGCACCTCCCCGAGTCAATGGCCAGACGTACTGTTTCGTTCCTCTTCAGGGGTCGACGTAGAGGTCGAGCAGGACGTCAGGGCCACCCCCATAGCTGGTGAAGTCGGTGATGCCTTCGGCGCGGAGGACGTCTTCATCGATGAAGGTCTGCCCCGTGCAATCGCGCGGCGGGCGCTGGAGGATGGCCACGGCCGCGTCCGCCATGATCTCCGGCGAGCGGGCCCGCTGCATCGATGTGTCGCCCCCGAGCATGTTCTTCACGGCGGCGGTGGCGATGAGCGTTCGGGGCCAGAGGGCGTTCGCGGCGATGCCGGCCTCGGCCAGCTCCGCGGCCCAGCCGAGCGTGAGCAGGGTCATCCCGTACTTGGCGAGCGTGTACGCAGGGTGCAGGCCCATCCAGCGCGGCGCGAGGTTGACCGGCGGCGAGAGCGAGAGGATGTGCGGGTGGGGAGATCTCCGCAGGTGCGGAATCGCCGCGCGCGTCAGAAGGAACGTCCCCCGCAGCTGGATTTGCTGCATCAGGTCGAAGCGCTTGACCGGCAGCTCTTCGGTCTTGAGCGGGGCGAGGGCGCTCGCGTTGTTGACGCAGAAGTCGATGCCGCCAAAGCGTGCCACGGTCTCATCCACGGCCCGCTGCACGGCCGCTTCGTCGCGCACGTCGCCGACCACCGCGAGCGCCTGGCCGCCCGCGGCTTCGATCTCCGCGGCCGCCGTGTGCACCGTCCCGGGCAGCCGTGGATCCGGGGTGTCGGTCTTCGCCAGGAGCGTGACGTTGGCCCCCAGGCGCCCCGCCGCGACGCCGATCGCCAGCCCGATTCCGCGGCTTCCTCCGGACATCAACAGCGTGCGTCCCGCAAGTGGCCTCGAGGTCATCGCTCGTCCTTTCCTCGCTTGCGCCC
This is a stretch of genomic DNA from Archangium violaceum. It encodes these proteins:
- a CDS encoding acyl-CoA dehydrogenase family protein codes for the protein MTRRSPWSSDELEQVRGLAAAYFTKEVLPNVPKHVAQGYPDKALYRRAGELGLLCMSIPEAYGGGGGTFAHEAVLIEEQIRAGDPSMGFGVHCAIVAHYLLAYASEAQKQKWLPRLASGEWVGAIAMTEPGTGSDLQAISTRAVRDGDFYRVSGAKTFISNGHVCDFIIIAVRTGDAKGHAGISLLCAEVSDTTPGFTRGRILDKLGGKGQDTTELFFDDLKVPAVNLLGGEEGHGFVQMMQQLPQERLIVALMGMASLERAVDLTVEYTKQRHVFGKPLIALQNTRFELAECATLKRVCRTFIDDCIQSHIEGQLDVTTAAMAKYWVTDQACIVVDRCLQLFGGYGYMKEYPIAHLFADTRVLRIFAGANEIMKELVARSL
- a CDS encoding acyl-CoA dehydrogenase family protein, which translates into the protein MHARTPEQASFAAAIDAFCRAKTGTRAQRDALTGNGTEAHNPALYAQMAELGWLGVGIPSKYGGSDGGMSDICLFAERTAYGLAPVGGYITTAVAAGPYAKFGTEAQRETILGGITRGRVEAVSISEPGAGSDVAAITCRATRTPGGFIINGQKTWCSNAHFADHILLVARTHASSSRHEGLTMFCVPAGTPGMEIRGIPTMGGKEVNDVYFTDCFLPESAVVGTVDQAWPQLMAGLNSERLLLAASMLGRGRRAFDDAVAYVKERKQFGKPVGSFQALKHRIADLATELDCCELLIYRVAAMADEAPERRLPREASMAKLKATETAKRVALEGMQMMGGYGYALEYDMESHLRATVISTVYGGTNEIQRDIIGKTFGL
- a CDS encoding SDR family oxidoreductase translates to MTSRPLAGRTLLMSGGSRGIGLAIGVAAGRLGANVTLLAKTDTPDPRLPGTVHTAAAEIEAAGGQALAVVGDVRDEAAVQRAVDETVARFGGIDFCVNNASALAPLKTEELPVKRFDLMQQIQLRGTFLLTRAAIPHLRRSPHPHILSLSPPVNLAPRWMGLHPAYTLAKYGMTLLTLGWAAELAEAGIAANALWPRTLIATAAVKNMLGGDTSMQRARSPEIMADAAVAILQRPPRDCTGQTFIDEDVLRAEGITDFTSYGGGPDVLLDLYVDP
- a CDS encoding AMP-dependent synthetase/ligase; this encodes MGSSLAALEAQCQSQANKLTLPLLLKRNAEEYAGAPAISAGDKTLTWAQLREQTAALARGLGALGLSRGERMMLMMSSRPEHWSIDFAAVHLAAIPCTAYQTLSTEQVGYVARHSRATVVVLEGAEEVARWQPVLETLPALKRIIVLDSSAIPAGDARFISFAEVETEGRRLHQADPTVFEDGWRTIRPEDPIAMMYTSGTTGDPKGVVLSHRNAFYEAISVDLAIPIPMQSPSIAYLPLAHIAERELGFYRALYKALHVHICADPAGVVPLMAKVSPPSFFGVPRVWEKLAGGLRAKLGTLEPAQREAILSAHAVALEAFRLEGAGKAVPPELLRKVAEVEARVLKPLRRTLGLDTIEWASSGSAPIPVEILEYLGGFGLKVLEVWGMSETTGCATVSTPADFRVGAVGRPIPGMQLRLAEDGEILVRGPVVFLGYLAADGQIVSAVDADGWLATGDIGTLDPDGFLTITDRKKELLITSSGKNIAPSRLEGMLRAHPLVGQAITIGDGRPYVTALVSLDPDAAPLWAKAHGLAPRSLADLARDPAIRAELESLVASTNARLSRAEQIKRFEVVPEAWSPATGQLTPTLKLKRRVILEQYAERIATLYANA